From one Planococcus citri chromosome 3, ihPlaCitr1.1, whole genome shotgun sequence genomic stretch:
- the LOC135840412 gene encoding uncharacterized protein LOC135840412, translating to MSQRCFSSSYFVAVVCVLFACNLHLSRCLPSPALDVPVPRYHTTNSIESKQDFLESVYADCTDNKGSVPCFKYKLFAFVDKILNKDEINLANGITVVKTAASGAGVDGAPRALDQEAAATSGESQNGDISTMLATRIERFLNTHTLKVDLRGTDVLNAVSRAGRTLDEFTDGFENEDVEMARKKKGGGKKGAKILGPLLMMIKMKLLGLIPLAFGLIALLAGKALLIGKIALLLSLIIALKKLLASHQKTVTYEIVSHPHSSGGHDSYSSAGADYSSYGGGGSSAGSSHGGGWGRSADAHELAYKAYKPAADTKIN from the exons ATGTCGCAAAGGTGTTTTTCTTCGTCGTATTTCGTCGCAGTTGTATGCGTTTTATTCGCTTGTAATTTACATCTAAGTCGATGTTTGCCATCGCCGGCTTTAGACGTACCAGTACCGCGATACCATACCACAAATTCGATCGAATCGAAACAAGATTTTCTCGAAAGTGTTTACGCCGATTGTACCGATAACAAAGGTTCGGTACCGTGTTTCAAGTACAAATTGTTCGCGTTCGTCGATAAAATTCTAAACAAGGATGAAATCAACTTGGCCAACGGTATCACGGTCGTGAAAACCGCCGCTTCCGGGGCTGGAGTGGATGGAGCTCCAAGAGCTTTAGACCAAGAGGCTGCAGCTACCTCGGGCGAATCTCAAAACGGAGATATTTCCACCATGCTGGCTACTCGTATCGAGCGATTCTTGAATACCCATACTTTGAAAGTCGATTTACGTGGAACCGATGTCTTGAACGCTGTCTCCAGAGCTGGCCGAACACTCGACGAATTCACCGACGGATTTGAAAACGAAGATGTCGAAATGGCTCGTAAAAAGAAAG GAGGTGGCAAAAAAGGAGCCAAAATCTTAGGACCTTTGTTGATgatgatcaaaatgaaattgctCGGTTTGATCCCGTTGGCTTTCGGTTTAATCGCTCTGCTGGCCGGTAAAGCCTTATTGATTGGTAAAATCGCCTTGTTGTTATCGCTCATCATCGCTTTGAAGAAACTGTTGGCATCGCATCAGAAAACCGTCACCTATGAAATAGTCAGTCATCCACACAGCAGCGGCGGTCACGACTCGTATTCTTCAGCCGGAGCCGATTACTCGAGCTATGGAGGTGGCGGCAGCAGCGCCGGCAGCAGTCACGGTGGTGGATGGGGCCGAAGCGCCGATGCTCATGAATTGGCCTATAAAGCCTACAAACCAGCCGCCGATACCAAAATTAActaa